Proteins from a single region of Polynucleobacter sp. KF022:
- the ppk2 gene encoding polyphosphate kinase 2: MTSKHKEMAEWYRRAQEEILDSMDEELEMELDDDRLSPDGSESSQIPRNVYFKELFRLQGELVKLQDWVVANKLKVAVLFEGRDSAGKGGAIKRITQRLNPRVCKVVALPAPNEREKTQWYFQRYISHLPAGGEIVLFDRSWYNRAGVERVMGFCTDYEYEEFLRTVPDLERMMISSGIILIKYWFSISDDEQYNRFMMRIHDPLKQWKLSPMDLEARRLWEAYTKAKETMLERTHIPEAPWWVVAANDKKKARLNCITHLLSQIPYQEIDHPLITLPARVHNPDYLRGPVPPEMYVPEVF; the protein is encoded by the coding sequence ATGACATCGAAGCATAAAGAGATGGCCGAGTGGTATCGCCGTGCTCAAGAAGAGATTCTTGATAGCATGGATGAAGAGCTTGAAATGGAGCTTGATGATGATCGCCTATCGCCTGATGGTAGTGAAAGTTCCCAAATCCCCCGCAATGTTTACTTCAAGGAGCTTTTTAGACTTCAGGGCGAGCTGGTAAAGCTCCAAGACTGGGTGGTGGCAAATAAGCTCAAGGTGGCAGTCTTATTTGAAGGTCGTGATTCTGCGGGTAAGGGTGGCGCCATCAAACGCATTACCCAGCGTCTTAATCCACGCGTTTGCAAGGTAGTTGCTTTGCCGGCACCTAACGAACGTGAAAAGACACAGTGGTACTTTCAAAGATATATTTCTCATTTGCCCGCAGGCGGTGAGATCGTTTTATTCGATCGCAGTTGGTACAACCGTGCTGGTGTTGAGAGAGTGATGGGGTTTTGTACTGATTACGAATACGAGGAGTTTTTAAGAACCGTTCCTGATCTTGAGCGAATGATGATTAGCTCCGGCATTATCTTAATTAAATACTGGTTTTCTATTTCTGATGATGAACAGTACAACCGCTTCATGATGCGCATTCATGATCCATTAAAGCAGTGGAAATTGAGTCCAATGGATTTAGAGGCTAGAAGGCTTTGGGAGGCTTATACCAAGGCAAAAGAAACCATGCTTGAGCGTACGCATATTCCAGAGGCGCCATGGTGGGTTGTAGCCGCCAATGACAAGAAAAAGGCGCGCTTAAACTGTATAACGCACCTGCTGAGTCAGATTCCTTATCAAGAAATTGATCATCCTCTGATTACATTGCCTGCACGCGTACACAATCCAGATTATTTAAGGGGCCCAGTACCTCCTGAAATGTACGTGCCTGAAGTCTTCTGA
- a CDS encoding zinc ribbon domain-containing protein YjdM codes for MSTDNLPKCPVCQEDMTYPDGENYVCAQCGHEWPIAAATEEIEAGLIVKDANGNLLADGDTVTLIKDLKVKGSSTTLKVGTKIKGIRLVSGDHEVDCKTEAGNMLLKACFLKKA; via the coding sequence ATGAGTACAGATAATTTACCGAAGTGCCCTGTCTGCCAGGAAGATATGACCTACCCCGATGGGGAGAATTACGTTTGCGCCCAATGTGGCCATGAATGGCCTATAGCTGCAGCCACAGAAGAAATTGAGGCTGGATTGATCGTGAAGGATGCCAATGGCAACCTCTTAGCAGACGGCGATACCGTGACCCTGATTAAAGACCTCAAAGTGAAGGGTTCATCTACAACACTAAAGGTAGGAACCAAAATTAAAGGTATTCGATTGGTTTCTGGTGACCACGAGGTAGATTGCAAAACCGAGGCTGGCAATATGTTGCTTAAGGCCTGCTTTCTGAAGAAAGCCTAG
- a CDS encoding serine/threonine protein kinase, which translates to MSQKKLVKQLLKKLDKLESDREKLIDKLAKALDKLDKKVADKKTPTKKSAAAKKAPTKKAAVKKVTAKKTPTKKAPAKRAAAKKPAANSEAS; encoded by the coding sequence ATGAGCCAAAAGAAACTAGTGAAGCAACTATTAAAAAAACTCGATAAATTAGAGTCCGATAGAGAAAAACTCATTGATAAGCTAGCAAAAGCTTTGGATAAGTTGGATAAAAAGGTAGCCGACAAAAAGACCCCCACCAAGAAATCAGCGGCAGCCAAAAAAGCACCTACTAAGAAGGCTGCAGTTAAGAAAGTCACCGCAAAGAAGACCCCTACTAAAAAAGCGCCGGCTAAAAGAGCTGCCGCTAAAAAACCTGCAGCCAATAGTGAAGCAAGTTAA
- the ppk2 gene encoding polyphosphate kinase 2, with amino-acid sequence MGHKNKDKPEESSYDSALRLLQIELVKLQNSLIKNGDQILVILEGRDTAGKDGTIKAITEHLSPRETRIVALGKPSDSESAEWYFQRYVAQLPKQGEFVLFNRSWYNRAGVERVMNFCTKAQYVNFIETVNDFESILARSDITILKYYLDISKKEQALRLKDRENNPLKQWKISPIDQQAQKNWNAYSKCRNEMLERTSPKDAPWTIVKANDKKLAHLNLIRDLLSRVSYPGKDKPLLKTDRDVVFKWDGDLSKLEK; translated from the coding sequence ATGGGTCATAAAAATAAAGATAAGCCTGAGGAGTCTAGTTACGACTCCGCACTTCGCTTATTGCAAATAGAGTTAGTGAAGCTGCAAAACAGCCTCATCAAAAATGGTGATCAGATCCTGGTCATACTAGAAGGTCGAGATACAGCGGGTAAAGATGGGACCATTAAAGCCATCACAGAACATCTGAGCCCACGTGAAACCCGTATTGTTGCGCTTGGTAAACCATCGGATAGCGAATCTGCTGAGTGGTACTTTCAGAGATATGTGGCACAACTACCCAAACAAGGTGAGTTTGTCCTATTCAACCGCAGCTGGTACAACCGAGCTGGCGTTGAACGGGTTATGAATTTCTGCACCAAAGCTCAATACGTTAATTTTATTGAAACCGTAAATGACTTTGAATCCATTTTAGCGCGCTCAGACATCACTATCCTAAAATACTATTTAGATATCTCCAAGAAAGAGCAGGCTTTGCGTCTTAAGGATAGGGAAAATAATCCTCTAAAGCAGTGGAAGATCAGCCCTATCGACCAGCAAGCGCAGAAAAATTGGAATGCCTACAGTAAATGTAGAAATGAAATGCTGGAGAGAACCAGTCCTAAAGATGCGCCTTGGACAATTGTTAAGGCTAACGACAAGAAGCTGGCTCACTTAAATTTAATTCGAGATTTACTCTCTAGAGTGTCCTACCCCGGAAAAGATAAGCCACTACTGAAGACGGATAGAGATGTCGTCTTTAAATGGGATGGCGATTTATCTAAACTTGAAAAATAA
- a CDS encoding DUF465 domain-containing protein encodes MFPEYRELITKLKTSDRHFSHLFDKHNNLDQKILRMEAHTEPSTPEEIEILKKEKLLLKDQIYAVLKKASA; translated from the coding sequence ATGTTTCCTGAATATCGCGAACTCATTACTAAGTTGAAAACGTCAGATCGTCACTTTTCGCATTTATTTGATAAACACAATAATTTAGATCAGAAGATCCTGCGCATGGAGGCTCATACTGAGCCAAGCACTCCTGAAGAAATTGAGATTTTGAAGAAGGAAAAGCTTTTATTGAAGGACCAGATCTACGCAGTTCTCAAAAAGGCGAGCGCTTAA
- a CDS encoding lysophospholipid acyltransferase family protein — translation MSKKHSLIQSRNTSVAWCWVLVWAHVIAGLATLSFQFPFADPQRKNKLIQAWSKRLLNIFGIELRLKNQAILPNTPFLLASNHISWMDIHAINAFNPICFVAKSDVEGWPIFGWMAKQLGTVFIKRDNARHGKKVAEDVSRVLASHSVCIFPEGTSTLGETVLPFRPNLFESAVIAGVPVYSLAISYWSSASGERSDVAAFVGEMGLLESMAKILHDRQLIVELTFLPPSGGHPEASRDRKWLALHSQEAISDHLKAELRLM, via the coding sequence ATGAGCAAGAAGCATTCCCTAATTCAATCGAGAAATACATCAGTAGCTTGGTGTTGGGTTCTGGTATGGGCTCACGTGATCGCTGGCTTGGCTACTTTGTCTTTTCAGTTTCCCTTTGCGGATCCACAAAGAAAAAATAAGCTGATTCAGGCTTGGTCAAAAAGATTGCTAAATATTTTTGGCATCGAGCTAAGGTTAAAAAATCAAGCAATTCTTCCAAATACTCCATTCCTGCTTGCTTCGAACCATATTTCTTGGATGGATATCCATGCAATCAATGCTTTTAACCCCATTTGTTTTGTTGCAAAGTCAGATGTAGAGGGGTGGCCGATTTTTGGTTGGATGGCAAAGCAGTTAGGTACTGTATTTATTAAGCGAGACAATGCTCGTCATGGGAAGAAGGTTGCGGAGGATGTAAGCAGAGTTCTTGCATCTCATTCTGTCTGCATTTTTCCTGAAGGCACCTCCACGCTAGGGGAGACCGTGTTGCCATTCAGGCCAAATTTATTTGAATCTGCTGTGATTGCTGGCGTCCCCGTCTATTCCTTAGCAATCTCCTATTGGTCATCAGCGTCTGGCGAAAGAAGCGATGTGGCAGCCTTTGTTGGGGAAATGGGGCTGCTTGAATCTATGGCTAAGATTTTGCATGATCGTCAGTTGATCGTCGAATTAACCTTTTTACCTCCCTCTGGAGGGCATCCAGAAGCATCCAGAGATCGCAAGTGGCTAGCCTTGCATAGCCAGGAGGCTATTTCTGATCATTTAAAGGCTGAACTGCGCTTGATGTAA
- a CDS encoding UDP-2,3-diacylglucosamine diphosphatase has product MYYKAIWISDVHLGTSGCQANYLLDFLKHNEAEKFYLVGDIIDGWRLKKSFYWPQSHNDVVQKLLRKARKGSEVIYVPGNHDESARQFFGLSFGDVKVVEEVIHTTVDGRKLWVTHGDQFDGVMQYAKWLAYVGDTMYSFILYVNRYFNMLRAKMGLQYWSLSQYLKHQVKNAVSYIADFEHIMAREARLRGCDGVVCGHIHKAEIREIDGLLYCNDGDWVESLTALVETQTGELKIIHWTHIKGEPVEAIQASLPTAIESLIKEAAL; this is encoded by the coding sequence ATGTATTACAAAGCGATCTGGATTTCAGATGTACACCTGGGAACATCAGGGTGTCAGGCAAACTACCTTCTCGATTTTCTTAAGCATAACGAAGCTGAGAAATTCTATCTGGTAGGCGACATTATTGATGGCTGGAGACTTAAGAAGTCATTCTACTGGCCCCAATCACACAATGACGTAGTGCAAAAACTCCTGCGCAAGGCTCGTAAAGGCAGCGAAGTTATCTATGTCCCCGGCAATCATGATGAAAGTGCCAGACAATTCTTTGGGCTTTCGTTTGGTGATGTCAAGGTAGTGGAAGAGGTAATCCATACAACGGTCGATGGCAGAAAGCTATGGGTAACTCATGGCGATCAATTTGATGGAGTGATGCAATACGCCAAGTGGCTTGCCTATGTTGGCGACACTATGTATTCATTCATTCTTTACGTCAACCGCTACTTCAATATGCTCCGCGCCAAGATGGGCTTGCAGTATTGGTCTCTATCTCAATACCTCAAGCACCAGGTAAAAAACGCAGTCAGCTATATCGCAGATTTTGAGCACATTATGGCTAGAGAAGCACGTCTAAGGGGCTGTGATGGCGTTGTTTGCGGACATATTCACAAGGCAGAAATCCGTGAGATCGATGGCTTGTTGTACTGCAACGATGGCGATTGGGTCGAAAGCCTCACTGCCTTGGTTGAAACACAAACTGGTGAACTCAAAATCATTCACTGGACGCACATCAAAGGCGAGCCAGTAGAAGCCATTCAAGCTTCCCTTCCAACCGCTATTGAATCACTTATTAAAGAGGCTGCGCTATGA